AGCTCATGATTGAATATATGAGTTTAAAAGATTCCTTTAATGAAAAGCAAAAGAGTTCTAAGAAATCGCAAGATGATTTCTTTACATCAATTGAGTTCTAATGAAGAAATGGATTACAACTTCCTATATTGAAAACTTCCGCTCCTATGTATTCAATCACTTTATAGCAAAGAGAAGTAACCATGATCTTTCTTTAAGTGGTGAATTTGATGTTCTTGAATGTCCTAATTGGGTTGTCGTAATTGCGCGTGATGAACATAAGAAATTATTATTAGTTAAACAGTATCGTCACGGTATAGATGACTTCACTCTAGAGGGCCCTGCTGGTGTTATAGATCCTGGTGAAGACCCTATCGTAAGTGCCAAAAGAGAGCTACTAGAAGAGACTGGCCATGAATCAAGTGATTGGACATACCTTGGAAAATTAAGTGCGAACCCTGCTTTTCAGACTAATTTCTGCCACTTCTTCTTTGCTGATAATTGTGCTTACAAAATGGAGCAAAGACTAGACCCACTTGAGGAAATTGAAATAATACTAGTAAATCAATCTGAGATTAAAGAAATGATAGCGAATGGTGAAATTCACCACTCGCTCTACTTGGCCGCCCTGGGGCTTTATCAATTACACTTTAACTCTTCTTTGGAGTTTTCTTCGTAACCTTTTTCTTCGTACTTTTCTTGGAAGGTGATTTTAGCGTGAACCAATCTTCACTAGTAATAGGATGAAAGTAGTCAGCTTCATCGACAAGAAGTTTAGAAGTGGTTGATTCAACTGAAGCGATTTCTACTCGAACCCCTTCTGACTTTAAGTGTGAAACGAGTTCAATATAGTCCGAGTCACCAGACATTATAATAATCGTATCAACTTTTTGTGCTAATTGAGTGGCCTTAATAGACAACGGGATATCTGCACTCTTGTGGCAAGGTCTTACTGAGCCGTGAAAGTTGTTGTGTAGTCTTTCGGCGAGCTTTGAGGAGATATTCTTTCCTTCTCTAAAGTAGATAAAGCGATTTAATCCTCTATTATCTAATAGTTTTGGAATTAGAGAATCAAAATTAAGCATTGTTGATTCTTTCTTTGTTTCTGAATGTATTGATCTCTCAATATTATTCCCATCCACCAAAATCGCAACGGATTGGCTGATTAGTACGTCTTTGTTCATTTTACCTCTTGTTCATTCTTGAGAACGGTATTGAATTAAATTATAGAGTAATGCCCCTATATTTAATCTCTTTGCCTTTATATCTTCATTGTATAAAGGATTGAAGTTGAGGTTAAAGTGATACTTCATCACTTGTCCCTCTGTTGGAATTTTCATATTTTTAATCATGTAGAGAAATACGGTCTTAGTAAACATCTTCTTCCATCCGTAAAGCTCGGCAATCTTAACGATTGAACCTTCGTATATTAAAAATGCCTTATCAAGCTCTCGCATGTCAATAACATTATCATTATTTAAGTCAAATCTAACAAATGTCGACTCTATATTGAGTAGAGCACCCACAACAAGTGTGAAATCTCTAATTCCCATTGGAACAGATTCGTCGTCAACATCTCTAGCAAAACCTTCCGTTTTACGGATGAAGTCCGTAGACTCTTCTCTTGGAGATCTTTTAAAGTAGTTATCTAGCTTAGGAAAGTACTTGCCATAGTCTAGATCATTTAACCAAGCATTAAAGAAGTGTGGTCTGTAGCATCTTGGATAGAAAAGTAAGTCTTGATCAGTTCCTTGATTAGGGCAGTGATTCTTTACTTTATGCATGAGTTCATCGGCCAAAGTTACAGCAACTATAATCATGCTAGCGTACTCGGCCCCTTCATCTACATTAATTGCATTATCACCATCTGATGCATTTTGAAATAAATCACCTAAAAGAATAGTATTTTCACCAAAGGTTTCGATACTCTTTGTCCAGAGATTGAACTCTTCTAATACAGGTTTAAAATCAAATAAGAGCATATTGATTCTATCTACATCAACTGCATCCTTACCATTGACTTTTATGCTATATCCTAGCATTGCTTTTTTCAGTGCGAATCTTATAAGGCTTAATTGTGTAAAGCCATACTGATCTCTTTGAATATCTTTACCAAAGAACTGTATGAACTTTGTTGTCTGTTCATCGCTATCATTTTGACGAACAACTTTTTTAGTAAAGTGTCTATGCTTCTTTACCGTATAAAGAAATTCTCTTCTAAGTGAAGACATAGAACCATCTCTAATAAGAGGATAATCACTGGTGCGATAAAGATTCAAGTAACTAATCTTCTTTGGTGAAGATAGTTCTTTTTCAAAAAACTTATAAGTCTTTTCAGTGTAGTGTAGAGACTCTAAAGCTTCGTGAATCCATTCAAAAATAGTGTAGAGGTGTTCCGATTTAAAATTTGCCACTTCTGGAAATTTTGAAGGGTCAATTTTAGGATCTTTGATTTGATGAAGAACTCTTCCTTTGAACTTTAATAGTGTTGGGGCAAACTTCTCGAAGTCTATAGGTGAAGAGTCATCAGAGGTTGATTGGTGAATGAACCAATTCAACGAATTCATTAACTCATAACCAGTAAAGTAGCTGACTTGCGTATCAAGCACTAAGTTTTTCTTAATCTTGGAGTAAGTTTCAAGGTTAAGTGCCGATTGCTTAATAGTATCTACTTCGTTGGTATTATCTGTATGTATGAGCTTAAATACAGAGGAGATATATGAAGGAATTTTCGTAGAAATAGTTTTTACTTCAGAAAATGTGAGTACATCTCTAGAACCACCAAAGAGTAAGGTCTTTAAGGGTTTTAACTTTTCAATATAGTCAACGATATCTGCATCACTACTTTCTTGATCTACTAGTATAGGCCTTAGTCCTTCTAGGATTCTTACATAGTCCAAATTCTCTTTGATATAGTTCACCCTAGGAAGAACTGCTTGAATAGTGATGTTAAAGAGTTCTGCTTTTTCCTCTAGTTCTTCTGTAAATATATCTACCGCACTCGGGTCTTTTTTCGCAATATCAGATTTTTCGTTATAGCTTTGTAGCAGCTCTAGGGCAGACATTGAAATTTCTGTAATATTTAATAGGGCCTTAATTTCACCAACTGTAATCACTTCTGGTGTTGAGATAAAGACTTCCTCTTTTAAAGTCCTCAGTATTGCATCAATATCACTTTCTTCAAGGCTAATTCCTCCGAGCTCTTTTGACGAATCTTCTGAATTTGGAGAAAAGAGCTCTTTTAGAATAATTTTTAGATCATTCATCGTCATAGACTCAAGTGAGTCATCTTCTTCAATAAGAGATGAAAGATTCTCGACTACTTTCTTTAGAAAATGCCATTTCCATGACGAGTCTTTTTGATATGAATCATTCAGATAGCTCAAGTCAAAGTAGCTCGCCGCTAAACCTTTAATTTTGTCCAATGTTTTATGTAGCTCTTTTTCACTTAGCTGTTCTTTGGTTCCACCAGCGATAAGCACCTTAATACCAAAAATTGCATCCAGAAAGTCTATGTCAAAGTTGAAGCTGTCGACTTCACGACTTAAGGTCTTTGCAAAGTTGAGAATATTAATTCTCTTTGGTAGATGTTCCTCTTTAGAAAGAATATTTTTAATTCTATCGACTCTAATATCAATTTCATTCAAGTACTTCTTTTTAACAATCACTTTTTCTTCAAGTGTGAGAAGTTCAATTTCTTTTGTTAGGGTCTTGTGGTCTTCATAGAACTTCATTCCCTCTAAAGAAATATTCAAGTAGGTGAGAAGATGATTAAATTCGATAAAGTTA
This window of the Halobacteriovorax sp. HLS genome carries:
- a CDS encoding NUDIX hydrolase; the protein is MKKWITTSYIENFRSYVFNHFIAKRSNHDLSLSGEFDVLECPNWVVVIARDEHKKLLLVKQYRHGIDDFTLEGPAGVIDPGEDPIVSAKRELLEETGHESSDWTYLGKLSANPAFQTNFCHFFFADNCAYKMEQRLDPLEEIEIILVNQSEIKEMIANGEIHHSLYLAALGLYQLHFNSSLEFSS
- a CDS encoding NYN domain-containing protein, with amino-acid sequence MNKDVLISQSVAILVDGNNIERSIHSETKKESTMLNFDSLIPKLLDNRGLNRFIYFREGKNISSKLAERLHNNFHGSVRPCHKSADIPLSIKATQLAQKVDTIIIMSGDSDYIELVSHLKSEGVRVEIASVESTTSKLLVDEADYFHPITSEDWFTLKSPSKKSTKKKVTKKTPKKS